The DNA region AATTTCAGAATTTTGGTATCACGTCCGAATTCCAAGCAATGGTTGAATTTTGAACATTACTAAAGACGAGAGCAAGGCCTGCAacgaagagaagaaaaaaccttatttatatatatatatattgaataaTTGAGCTTTCCCAGAATTACATAATAGTTTTCAGGTTGCATTTTCAAAGATTAGGATATCCTAGACAACAACCTCTATGCAttcaaaattaaagaaaagaattaGGGGTCTCAACTACTGTATCAAGCTTTAGAAATAGACCAAGTAGTTTCATTCACAAATAGATTAAAGAGAACCAAATTTTATACTCAAGTCTGAATGAAAAATAGCAATTTGTAATATTTGATtcattttggcaaaaaaaaggaagaaaataatgTTAAAGGGAGAAGTAAGTAAACCTTACATTTTATTCATCTTGTTGCATATGGCATGATGTTAGAACATCTTCATATACAACATTCCTTGTATAAACTCCAGATTGTCCTGCAATGACACCATTTCTTATAAGGACCTTGGTTGTCTGTGTGGAAACTCCTCTTGACAAAGCTACATAAAGCTGGGCATGGCTGAACACATGATTAGGGAGATAGACACCCACGTATGGAATTGTTTGGCCTTGAGATTTGTTTATCATCAGGGCAAAGCTTAATTTTACAGGAAATTGTCGACGTATAAAAGAGAACGAAAGCTTTACATTTTTTGAAGACGTCAAAGGAATGCGTGGCAAGAAGACTCTTGTGCCCTTAAAATGCCCGGTTAATATTTCAGCATCAATGCAATTTGGAAAGAATCGCCGACATATCAACCTTGTTCCATTGCATAACCTAGTTTTTGGATCAATATTTCTAAGAAGCATGATTGGTGCACCCAACTTCAATGTCAACTTATGAGCAGGTAAGCCACTTGGAGTTATAGAATTCAAAAACTCTTGTTGATATAAGTTTTGAGGGTCATTGTCAACTCTATCAAAAGAGTACTAAATGTGTTGTTCCCCTGGAAATGAGTTTAACACCACTTCATTTAACTTGTCAacatcctcattccttggggTGATGATAGCCCTATCAACCATATAAGAAATGTTGAAAGCATTCTCCTCTAATCTTGGAAATACAAAACCAATAAGCTCACCAATTGATTCATCACCATGCCAAAGAATAATCAATGAATCCAGGATTCTAATCATATCATCTTCTACAAATGACTCATTTCCATCACCAACACGGAGTAGGAATTCTGCAAAATTAGGGTCTTGTTGAGCTCTCATATTATGTTTCAACCGGATAACTTGAATCTCGTTCCATAACGAGGACTTTACAATGCATGCATCTATTGTTTGCGCTTTGGTTCCATAAGGCACAACGAGAATAACTTGACGAAAATCTCCTCTAAGAATCATCACTTTGCCACCAAATTGTGTTTCCATGCCTGTTATATCTCGTAAGGTTCTATCTAAAGCCTCAGATGCTTTCCTACGAGTCATAGTGGCTTCATCCCATATAAGAACAATTGCACGCCTTAGAAGTTCCGCCAAATCTGATTGCTTGCTTATAGAGCAAATTGTTAATGGACAATAAGTCGATATGGATCTTAAATCGTGAATGTGATGTTCTTCTCTGGGTAAAATAGTAGCTGCAATACCAGATGTGGCTATTGCAATAGTTATGAGGTCATCACTCCTTAGCGAAGCAAAAATTACACAATAAAGGTAAGTTTTTCCAGTACCACCGGGGCCATCTACAAAGAAAGCTGCTGATTGATGACATGTAACAGCTCTGATGATTGTGTCGAATGCAATGCGTTGATCATTGTTTAATGTCTAAATTAATTGCAGGTCTTCTAGGGGAACATGAACTGCGAGCTCATCTTGTATATTTGTTAGAGTTGCTGAGCTATTTATGGACATATCAATTTGTGGAAGATCATAATCACAAATTCTTTTACCATGTTGTTGTAACAATGCATTCAGATCCCGCAACAAAAGATTGATGATAACCCTATTATTTGAGCTTCTAGATGTTAGGTAGTCTTGTCccataaatgaatgaaattccTCCCATAAATTACGCACTCCAATATGTTCACAATACACTAATATTGTGACAAATAACCTAAGCAAAGCTGATGGCATGTGAGTTGTTGCAACTTCTAGGAGGCATTGATGAATGCTATTGTCATCCTTAAGCAAACTCTTCATTTCAACCGCTTGTTTAAAAGTTGGAAATGCAACTTCATTAACTATTAGAAGATGATCGAATGACATGGGACATCTGACATGATTTAATAGAGTGCGTAAGTAAAATCGTTCACCTTCAGATGGACATACTGCATAAATTCGTCTGATAACCTTTTGTTGTGAAACCCTCTTTTGCCATTTTTTTCCAATGGCAACCCATCTATAATGTTCAGGGAATTCTCTATATTACCATTGTCTTGCAAATGGATCAGTGCAGTTGATACGGAAAAATTCAGTGAGCATCGTCTTCGAGTTGCTTgtgttagacataacttccatAATTGAAATGTGACTGTAATATCTGACTTCCTATTTGGAAGATGAACTTGCAGCCGCTCTACTGAAAGATATATATGATTAATAGGAAATGGAAAATTTTTCCATAAAGCTTTTGGAGCACAAATCCATCTTGCGTTTAAGTAATTTGATATTTCATCATAAGATGGTCCCAAATGCACCTTAAACACGATGAAGTCCCTTGTACACATATTTATATAGATACTTGACACACTTTATTACTACAGACCTTAACATTTATATGACAATCATACTTCAATAATAGCCATGGGATGGAACAACCCACTTATTATCTATTTCGACTTCAATGTTTTGATCTAAAGCAACATATTTACCATCATTGCACCTTATGTACACTGGGTAACAATCATTTCCTTGCACTGTGACTTCAGAAAACTGCTTAGGAAAGGCTTTTTTACAGCTTCCATTTTTCATACATGGAGAGTTTGGATTAAGAGCCCTACACGGTCCATGGATCATATGTTTAAGGACAATATTATATAACTCAGGTTCTTCTTCTCTGTATGGAATTTCAGCTTTCACAATGCGATCATAGTCATCAGGTGTGTTTAACTTGTTTGACTCTTCAAGAATAATAAGCATGTGACAATGTGGCAGACCCCATTTTTGAAATTCAATTACATGCACATGAGCGATTGTCTTACCAAGAACTCTAGTGTTATAAATATCTTTCTTCAGATGTTCGTATTTGGATATGAAAATTCTAGTTAGCAAGTCTGGCCCATCTTGTGGTGTTTGGCAAGGAAATAATTCACTTGTTATCTCCTCCCATGATGGATTACAAGTCATAGTTAGAAATATGTTTGGCTTCCCATACTTTTGAACCAATGCCATGGCATCTTGATAGCGTTGATGCATATCACGGGGTCTTCCACCAAAAGATGAGGGGAGTATTGTTGTTCATCCCACATTTCCTATTTGTTGTTAAAGATGACATTTTAAATacattttgttgatgcacaaaaccggaggtcttggaataacgtaaatccgaccgtgaatctgcaagtaatgtaaataacacaagatatatcgtggttcaccccaaggtttgggctacgtccacactgattatgtatttatctgagggagagagagctctgagagtgagagctttgagagggggtgagagggcctaggaattgacATTCCCTAATTATGAGGGTgaagggtccttttatagaataaggactcctcgcttattacatatttgcccattcttttatcacataattacatttaagtcccccgagtatttgtacgagatctaaatacaaggccctaaatatggtataaacagtagtcccccaagtcttcagtcaagagagtctgttggctggagacttcaaattgaatccatgtatgggccgaagtggcgattGTTCGGagacggtatttgtataccctacactgaagctttgtaggtgaagctttgcaagtgaagctttaaagctagagctttgtaaatggagctttcgaagctggagcttttgtaaatgaagcttttgaagctgattgacatgagtgatgctcatgaatgtttatgttgattgacatgag from Malus domestica chromosome 01, GDT2T_hap1 includes:
- the LOC114826134 gene encoding uncharacterized protein, encoding MTRRKASEALDRTLRDITGMETQFGGKVMILRGDFRQVILVVPYGTKAQTIDACIVKSSLWNEIQVIRLKHNMRAQQDPNFAEFLLRVGDGNESFVEDDMIRILDSLIILWHGDESIGELIGFVFPRLEENAFNISYMVDRAIITPRNEDVDKLNEVVLNSFPGEQHI